From Polaribacter butkevichii, a single genomic window includes:
- a CDS encoding DUF6638 family protein yields the protein MQKLIQSNLYRSESISVSGKLVERYNKCLVKLGFTKTKLTSFSIDGVGWSPEIAEEKGEPFYLNNGEANTHAIIITPKQKGLPVYNPFNSFDRELMKLVFKHHEKTINEITRDSAICIEFDQKIDAFYEPLDVLRYKDIIIRFHLIDNLNKAKEDQLKLIEQFNYEYNFIDEEIHKELIRSAKKYGDLRERNLTIEEIIFTTDSFYTKAFGGIYLLRDLVTPVLIFENEATYKEAIKDTTYDVLMYHISHSEMIEKLLSYNVLELDLQEETTKKRYKRIQKFMFSSFLKETAHPIKEILQDGILFKSYLNKIDISSRKKVMGLERFLEKQQISKNTNPKDLIDEEMYIALHKPHSSLKPNHQDLIWHLLVNIAPKDVLFLYWYDKEQFYTLFKTLEDSTQDWVVETILKGFEA from the coding sequence ATGCAAAAATTAATACAATCCAATTTATATAGAAGTGAGTCAATTTCCGTGAGTGGAAAATTGGTAGAGCGTTATAATAAATGTTTGGTAAAACTAGGGTTTACAAAAACTAAATTGACTTCTTTTTCTATTGATGGAGTAGGTTGGAGTCCAGAAATAGCCGAAGAAAAAGGAGAGCCTTTTTATCTAAATAATGGAGAGGCAAATACGCACGCAATAATTATTACGCCAAAGCAAAAAGGATTACCGGTTTACAATCCGTTTAATTCTTTTGATAGAGAATTGATGAAATTGGTGTTTAAACATCACGAAAAAACCATCAATGAGATTACAAGAGATTCTGCAATTTGTATTGAGTTTGATCAAAAAATAGATGCTTTTTACGAGCCTTTAGATGTTTTACGATATAAAGATATTATCATTAGATTTCATTTAATTGATAATTTAAATAAAGCCAAGGAAGACCAATTAAAGTTAATAGAGCAATTTAATTATGAATATAATTTTATTGATGAAGAGATTCATAAAGAACTGATACGTTCGGCTAAAAAATATGGAGATTTAAGAGAAAGAAATCTAACGATAGAAGAAATTATTTTTACCACAGATTCTTTTTATACAAAAGCTTTTGGGGGTATTTATTTATTAAGAGATTTGGTAACACCTGTGCTTATTTTCGAGAATGAAGCAACTTATAAAGAAGCGATAAAAGATACAACATACGATGTTTTGATGTATCATATTTCTCACTCAGAAATGATTGAAAAATTATTGAGTTATAACGTTCTAGAATTAGATTTACAAGAGGAAACCACTAAAAAAAGATATAAGAGAATTCAGAAATTTATGTTTTCATCCTTTTTAAAGGAAACAGCGCATCCTATAAAAGAAATTTTACAAGACGGAATTTTATTTAAAAGCTATTTGAATAAAATAGATATTTCATCAAGAAAAAAAGTGATGGGTTTAGAACGTTTTTTAGAAAAACAGCAAATTTCGAAAAATACAAATCCAAAAGATCTTATTGATGAAGAAATGTATATTGCCTTGCACAAACCACATTCATCATTAAAACCTAATCATCAAGATTTAATTTGGCATTTATTAGTTAATATTGCTCCGAAAGATGTGTTATTTTTGTATTGGTATGATAAAGAGCAGTTTTATACGCTTTTTAAAACTTTAGAGGATTCAACACAAGATTGGGTTGTTGAGACAATTTTAAAAGGGTTTGAAGCATGA
- a CDS encoding lipoate--protein ligase, whose protein sequence is MIFIDNEGCTNPKLNLALEEYALRNFDASTDYLLFYINAPSIIIGRNQNTLEEINQEYVDQNDIKVVRRISGGGAVYHDLGNLNFSFITNHDGKSISNFKKFTEPVIRVLNELGVTAELKGRNDILVDEKKISGTAQFSTGKRMISHGTLLFDTDMSEVGKALHVKMSKIQSKGHKSVRSRVANISEFLKEPITMDHFKKQLLTGLYEAKEDFEIHKLTEDEWKAVKELKEAKYDLWDWNFGNSPKFNIQRNKRFSIGEIDLRIFVEKGHISDFKIYGDFFGRQPVVHLENLLIGVPYDKNEITKKLRQITISDYFGKLENSEFIDLVYGND, encoded by the coding sequence ATGATTTTTATTGATAATGAGGGGTGTACAAATCCTAAACTAAACTTAGCATTAGAAGAATATGCATTAAGAAATTTTGATGCTTCAACAGATTATTTATTATTTTATATTAATGCGCCATCTATAATTATTGGTCGTAATCAAAATACTTTAGAAGAAATTAACCAAGAATATGTAGATCAAAATGATATAAAAGTAGTGAGGCGTATTTCTGGCGGAGGAGCAGTCTATCATGATTTAGGTAATTTAAACTTTAGTTTTATAACCAATCACGACGGAAAAAGTATCAGTAATTTTAAAAAGTTTACAGAACCTGTAATTCGTGTTTTAAATGAGTTGGGGGTTACTGCCGAGTTAAAAGGTAGAAATGATATTTTGGTTGATGAAAAGAAAATTTCTGGAACAGCCCAATTCTCTACAGGAAAAAGAATGATTAGTCATGGTACTTTATTGTTCGATACAGATATGAGCGAAGTAGGAAAAGCACTTCATGTAAAAATGAGTAAAATTCAATCAAAAGGACATAAATCGGTTAGAAGTCGTGTAGCAAATATTAGTGAATTTTTAAAAGAACCAATTACAATGGATCATTTTAAAAAGCAATTACTAACGGGGTTGTATGAAGCTAAGGAAGATTTTGAAATTCATAAATTAACCGAAGACGAATGGAAAGCTGTAAAAGAATTAAAAGAAGCAAAATACGATTTGTGGGATTGGAATTTTGGAAACTCGCCAAAGTTTAATATTCAACGTAACAAACGATTTTCAATAGGAGAGATAGATCTGCGTATTTTTGTTGAAAAAGGGCATATTTCTGACTTTAAAATTTATGGAGACTTCTTTGGTAGGCAACCCGTTGTTCATCTTGAAAATTTGTTAATAGGAGTTCCTTATGATAAAAATGAAATTACCAAGAAGTTACGTCAAATAACTATTTCTGACTATTTTGGAAAATTAGAAAATTCAGAATTTATAGACCTTGTATATGGCAATGATTAA
- a CDS encoding DoxX family protein has product MKTTKIIYFISTGLLTLIMLFSAGMYIFNHEAVAGMFTNFGYPTYIIYPYAIAKLLGLVALWFVANKTIKEWAYAGFFFAFIFAFFAHIMINDGEQGAAIAAMVFLITSYITHKKITNGRA; this is encoded by the coding sequence ATGAAAACTACAAAAATTATATATTTCATTTCTACGGGGTTATTAACATTAATCATGCTTTTTTCTGCCGGTATGTATATTTTTAATCACGAAGCAGTAGCAGGTATGTTTACCAATTTCGGCTATCCAACGTATATTATTTATCCGTATGCAATAGCAAAATTATTAGGTTTAGTAGCGTTGTGGTTTGTAGCTAATAAAACGATAAAAGAGTGGGCATATGCAGGTTTTTTCTTTGCATTTATTTTTGCTTTTTTTGCACATATTATGATTAATGATGGAGAACAAGGTGCAGCTATAGCAGCCATGGTTTTTTTAATTACCTCTTATATTACTCATAAGAAAATAACAAATGGCAGAGCTTAA